From the genome of Cognaticolwellia beringensis, one region includes:
- a CDS encoding malate synthase G: MTNYQQKDLLKVNNELVNFIKEEVLPGLDITEQHFWSALSKITHDLGPENRALLAKRIALQEQIDQWNLKHQGNFDVLTYKKFLMEIGYLVPEGEDFQISTSNVDTEISTQAGPQLVVPTANARFALNAANARWGSLYDALYGTDVISDEDGAEKGRAHNAIRADKVIAYGRDFLDSHFPLITGLHKHACCYYIDNKQLHVKLADGATTQLQNAQQLIGYQGQKENPSSMLLTHNDLRVAIEIDAMSAIGKTDAAGIKDITLESALTTIQDFEDSVVAVNAEEKIHVYRNWLGLMKGDLSESIEKSGKVTKRVLLADKEFQDLSGNSFTVHGRSLLFCRNVGHLMTNPAVVDKDGFEIQEGIMDAMISTLIALHDLQKNNLHRNSRNGNVYIVKPKMHGPEEVAFANKLFNAVEDALGLSRDTIKIGVMDEERRTTVNLKECIRAVKSRVVFINTGFLDRTGDEIHTSMLLGPMVPKGNMKAQPWIKAYEDWNVDIGLACGFAGKAQIGKGMWAIPDEMAEMMKVKISHPLAGANTAWVPSPTGATLHAMHYHQVKVFEIQKTLTKRVRASIDNILTVPLLTNVKDLSKEAIDKELNNNAQGLLGYVVRWVDLGMGASKVPDINNIGLMEDRATLRISSQHICNWLEHGILTESQVRTALEKMAVIVDQQNAHDNNYQAMSADFEKSLSFQAALDLIFKGKTQPNGYTEPLLHEYRKQFIEAQSLRN, encoded by the coding sequence ATGACAAATTATCAACAAAAAGACTTACTAAAGGTTAATAACGAATTAGTAAACTTTATAAAAGAAGAAGTATTACCCGGTTTGGATATTACTGAGCAACATTTTTGGTCGGCTTTATCAAAAATCACCCATGATTTAGGGCCAGAAAACAGAGCATTATTAGCTAAGCGCATTGCTTTACAGGAACAAATAGATCAATGGAATTTGAAGCATCAAGGTAATTTTGATGTTTTAACCTACAAAAAATTTCTCATGGAAATTGGTTACTTGGTACCAGAAGGTGAAGACTTTCAAATAAGCACTTCGAATGTCGATACTGAAATAAGCACACAAGCTGGGCCACAGTTAGTCGTACCTACAGCTAATGCTCGTTTTGCATTAAATGCTGCAAATGCTCGATGGGGCAGTTTGTATGACGCACTTTATGGTACTGATGTTATTAGTGACGAAGATGGCGCTGAAAAAGGCCGAGCGCACAATGCTATTCGAGCCGATAAAGTTATCGCCTACGGACGAGACTTTCTAGACTCGCATTTTCCGTTAATTACAGGCTTACATAAGCACGCTTGTTGTTATTATATTGACAACAAACAGCTGCATGTAAAATTAGCTGATGGCGCAACAACTCAGCTACAAAACGCACAGCAACTTATCGGTTATCAAGGACAAAAAGAAAACCCTAGTTCAATGCTGTTAACACATAACGATTTACGTGTAGCGATTGAAATAGACGCCATGTCGGCTATTGGTAAAACAGATGCTGCAGGTATAAAAGATATTACCTTAGAGTCAGCACTAACCACCATTCAAGACTTTGAAGATTCAGTGGTTGCCGTTAACGCCGAAGAAAAAATCCACGTATATCGCAATTGGCTTGGCTTAATGAAAGGTGATTTAAGCGAGAGCATTGAAAAGTCTGGTAAAGTAACTAAACGTGTACTTTTAGCTGATAAAGAGTTTCAAGATCTGTCAGGTAACAGTTTTACTGTTCATGGTCGCAGTTTGTTATTTTGCCGAAATGTTGGCCATTTAATGACTAACCCAGCTGTAGTCGACAAAGACGGCTTTGAAATTCAAGAAGGTATCATGGACGCCATGATAAGTACCTTGATTGCCTTACATGACTTACAAAAAAATAACCTTCATCGCAACTCTAGAAATGGCAATGTCTATATTGTTAAGCCTAAAATGCATGGCCCTGAAGAAGTAGCATTTGCTAATAAGTTATTCAACGCGGTTGAAGATGCATTAGGCCTTTCTAGAGACACGATTAAAATTGGTGTTATGGATGAGGAGCGGCGCACTACCGTAAACTTAAAAGAATGTATTCGCGCTGTTAAAAGCCGGGTTGTATTTATTAATACTGGGTTTTTGGACCGAACAGGCGATGAAATACACACTAGCATGTTACTCGGTCCTATGGTGCCAAAGGGTAATATGAAAGCACAACCTTGGATTAAAGCTTACGAAGACTGGAATGTTGATATAGGCTTAGCTTGTGGGTTTGCAGGAAAAGCGCAAATTGGCAAGGGCATGTGGGCCATCCCAGACGAGATGGCTGAAATGATGAAAGTGAAAATTTCTCATCCATTAGCCGGTGCTAATACGGCTTGGGTACCTTCGCCAACTGGTGCGACACTTCATGCTATGCATTATCATCAAGTTAAGGTGTTTGAGATACAAAAGACACTTACCAAAAGAGTCCGTGCAAGTATCGACAATATACTAACGGTACCATTGCTGACTAACGTAAAAGATCTCAGTAAAGAAGCCATCGATAAAGAGCTAAACAATAACGCACAAGGCCTATTAGGTTACGTAGTTCGATGGGTTGATTTAGGTATGGGCGCATCGAAAGTCCCTGATATTAATAACATTGGTTTAATGGAAGATAGAGCAACCTTACGAATTTCAAGCCAGCATATTTGTAATTGGCTTGAACATGGTATTTTGACCGAATCGCAAGTTAGAACCGCTTTAGAAAAAATGGCGGTCATCGTTGACCAGCAAAATGCGCACGATAACAATTATCAAGCTATGTCTGCAGATTTTGAAAAGAGCTTATCTTTTCAAGCAGCATTAGATTTAATATTTAAAGGTAAAACTCAACCAAACGGGTATACCGAACCTTTGCTTCATGAGTATAGAAAACAATTCATTGAAGCCCAGTCATTAAGGAACTAA
- the uraH gene encoding hydroxyisourate hydrolase yields MAKLSTHVLDTANGVPAQGITLEFYRLEGSNQRLIKTLSTNSDGRTDELLLDDSNIEVGEYSIVFYVGDYFSKLTGDKTEPAFLNRIPINFGIFDANANYHVPLLVSPWSYSTYRGS; encoded by the coding sequence ATGGCGAAGTTATCAACCCACGTTCTAGACACAGCAAATGGTGTACCAGCACAAGGTATTACACTAGAATTTTATCGTTTGGAAGGTTCTAACCAACGACTCATCAAAACCTTATCAACCAATAGTGATGGCCGAACAGACGAATTGTTATTAGATGATAGTAATATCGAAGTTGGTGAGTATTCGATTGTTTTTTATGTTGGTGATTATTTTTCCAAACTAACAGGTGATAAAACCGAACCGGCATTTTTAAATCGTATACCCATTAATTTTGGAATTTTTGACGCGAATGCTAATTACCATGTGCCATTATTAGTGTCGCCGTGGAGTTATTCTACCTATCGTGGCAGTTAA
- a CDS encoding YtoQ family protein — protein sequence MKQWNIYLSGEIHTDWRQQIEQGCKALPVVFTSPVTVHELSDAAGDHLGHAEDPFWRDHQSSKVNAIRTQTLIQNCDLAIVRFGDKYKQWNAAFDAGQCAALGKPYVTLHDDSIIHPLKEVDAMAFAWAKTTSDIIKIIEYVVKQ from the coding sequence ATGAAGCAATGGAATATATATCTTTCAGGCGAAATTCATACTGATTGGCGTCAACAAATAGAACAAGGCTGCAAAGCGCTACCTGTTGTATTTACTTCACCGGTGACGGTGCATGAACTTAGTGATGCTGCAGGTGACCATTTAGGTCATGCTGAAGATCCTTTTTGGCGCGACCATCAGTCTTCAAAAGTTAACGCGATAAGAACCCAAACGCTGATACAAAACTGCGACCTGGCTATTGTGAGGTTTGGTGATAAATATAAACAATGGAATGCCGCTTTTGACGCTGGACAATGTGCCGCTTTAGGTAAACCTTACGTCACACTTCATGACGACAGTATTATCCACCCATTAAAAGAAGTCGATGCAATGGCTTTCGCATGGGCAAAAACGACATCCGATATTATCAAAATTATTGAATATGTTGTAAAACAATAA
- the uspE gene encoding universal stress protein UspE: MADYKRIFVAITPHREEQPALARAVFLANKYQAELILGSSMYNRSIEKASGVAGESCKDLKRELMDDQKKVMLALAASLGIETKTTCVVTWHKKWYEGVINLATENNCDLIIKETKHYKKSVRNLFTPDHWNLLRCSPINVLMVKNHKWTCNGDIVTAISLDDGDSEHQCLSEKVAKEAASMSKLFGAKLHFINTVSKAPMHIAVDKSAFDPVKVNARVKLKHKERLQTLADNLHISDVNIRVEEGLPGHVVPRLCDDLNAECLILGSVGRKGVTAALLGNTAEYIIDKLDCDTLVVKG, translated from the coding sequence ATGGCAGATTATAAACGTATATTCGTCGCTATAACCCCTCATAGGGAAGAACAACCAGCCCTTGCTCGTGCTGTTTTTTTAGCAAATAAGTATCAGGCCGAATTAATATTGGGCAGTTCGATGTATAACAGAAGTATTGAAAAAGCATCGGGTGTTGCAGGTGAAAGCTGCAAAGATCTTAAAAGGGAGTTGATGGACGATCAGAAAAAAGTGATGCTAGCATTAGCAGCATCACTTGGCATTGAAACAAAGACTACCTGCGTAGTGACTTGGCATAAAAAATGGTATGAAGGGGTAATTAACCTAGCAACTGAGAACAATTGCGATCTTATTATTAAAGAAACTAAGCATTACAAAAAATCAGTACGTAACTTATTCACACCTGATCACTGGAACTTACTCCGTTGTAGCCCGATTAATGTGCTGATGGTTAAAAACCATAAATGGACGTGTAACGGCGATATAGTTACCGCTATCAGTTTAGATGACGGCGATAGCGAGCATCAATGTTTAAGTGAAAAAGTGGCGAAAGAAGCGGCTTCTATGTCAAAGCTATTTGGTGCAAAATTACATTTTATCAATACGGTCAGTAAAGCACCCATGCATATAGCGGTAGATAAATCTGCTTTTGATCCCGTTAAAGTCAACGCGCGAGTGAAGCTTAAACATAAAGAACGTTTACAAACCCTCGCCGATAATTTACATATTTCTGATGTAAATATTAGAGTTGAAGAAGGATTACCAGGTCACGTTGTTCCAAGGTTATGTGACGATTTAAATGCTGAATGTTTAATACTAGGCTCTGTTGGACGTAAAGGTGTAACTGCCGCGTTATTAGGTAATACTGCAGAATATATTATCGACAAATTAGACTGCGATACTCTTGTTGTTAAAGGCTAA
- a CDS encoding CynX/NimT family MFS transporter codes for MLLKANYLRAITLLIALILISLNLRPALTSIAPVMERIVEDLSLSRASAGLITTIPVLLMGFLAPIAPILARRWSQESVLTAAMALLVAALSIRYFSQYSFTLLLISAFIAGVAIAIAGPLMSGFIKQYFARHITVAITIYSVSISVGASLAVALTIPIIKLNNDHWERGLAAWGLLALVAFLMLLIFMPKSASNNQPVYTHQKLPLDSFRAWLLTGFFAAQSGVFYALSTWLVAHFQHEGFDTIKASMLASSFMASGIIGAFTLPLLAARVANRNILIAAVTLSSTFLILCIAWQPQWHPIAVVSLLGITTSGTFALALALPVMESSSPQSASQLSSMMSSFGYIVGGITPSLVGIGRDITDSFQWPMTFLSVLSFSMVIIALFLRNKPSE; via the coding sequence TTGTTGTTAAAGGCTAACTACCTAAGGGCTATTACATTATTAATAGCCCTTATTCTTATTTCTCTCAATTTACGACCAGCACTCACTTCAATTGCCCCCGTTATGGAGCGTATTGTTGAGGACTTATCACTCAGTCGTGCAAGTGCGGGGTTAATTACCACAATTCCTGTACTGTTAATGGGTTTCCTCGCCCCCATTGCGCCTATTTTAGCGCGACGGTGGAGTCAAGAAAGCGTGTTAACAGCTGCTATGGCACTACTCGTCGCTGCCTTATCCATTCGTTACTTTAGCCAATACAGTTTCACGCTATTATTAATTTCAGCATTCATAGCTGGCGTTGCTATTGCTATCGCCGGCCCATTAATGTCTGGCTTTATAAAACAGTACTTTGCTCGCCATATCACGGTCGCTATCACGATATATTCGGTCAGCATTTCTGTTGGAGCATCGCTCGCCGTAGCGCTGACCATTCCGATTATAAAACTCAACAACGACCATTGGGAGCGCGGGCTAGCTGCATGGGGATTATTAGCGTTAGTCGCTTTTCTTATGTTGCTTATTTTTATGCCTAAATCAGCTAGTAACAATCAACCGGTTTACACCCATCAAAAATTGCCGTTAGATTCTTTTAGAGCTTGGTTGTTGACCGGATTTTTTGCCGCTCAATCTGGTGTTTTTTATGCATTATCGACATGGTTAGTGGCACACTTTCAACATGAGGGCTTTGATACTATTAAGGCAAGTATGCTAGCGAGCTCGTTTATGGCTTCGGGCATCATTGGTGCATTTACTTTACCCTTATTAGCAGCACGCGTAGCCAATCGTAATATACTCATTGCCGCTGTAACCCTGTCCTCGACCTTTCTGATCCTATGCATTGCTTGGCAGCCTCAATGGCACCCAATAGCGGTAGTCTCCTTATTAGGTATTACAACATCAGGTACTTTTGCGCTTGCACTTGCATTACCCGTTATGGAGTCAAGTTCGCCGCAATCAGCGTCCCAGTTATCATCTATGATGTCATCTTTTGGTTATATCGTTGGAGGTATAACGCCTTCACTGGTGGGTATTGGACGAGACATAACCGATAGTTTTCAATGGCCAATGACATTTTTGTCTGTGTTAAGCTTTTCTATGGTCATAATCGCGCTATTTCTTCGAAATAAACCTAGCGAGTAA
- the puuE gene encoding allantoinase PuuE has protein sequence MTSVNMNNYPRDMKGYGQKVPHANWPNKAKVAVQFVINYEEGAENCILHGDKASETFLSEIIGALPFENERHMNMESFYEFGSRAGFWRLHRLFTERKVPVTVFGVAMAMQRNPEAVDAMLKADWEIASHGYRWIDYQKVSIDTEREHLQKAIAIHQEMTGEKPKGWYLGRMSENTRQLVLEEGSFLYDSDSYADDLPYFIEGINKPHLIVPYTLDVNDMRFASPQGFNAGDQFFNYLKDTFDTLYAEGADAPKMMSIGLHCRIIGRPGRFASLVRFLDYVEQFNDVWLCRRQDIAEHWIKHHGAK, from the coding sequence ATGACATCAGTAAATATGAATAATTATCCTAGAGACATGAAAGGCTACGGCCAGAAGGTTCCGCATGCTAATTGGCCTAACAAGGCAAAAGTAGCGGTTCAATTTGTTATTAATTACGAAGAAGGTGCCGAGAATTGTATCTTGCATGGCGACAAAGCTTCAGAAACTTTTTTATCTGAAATAATTGGTGCGCTTCCGTTTGAAAATGAACGCCATATGAATATGGAGTCGTTTTATGAATTTGGCAGCAGAGCTGGATTTTGGCGTTTACATCGCTTATTTACCGAGCGAAAAGTACCGGTTACCGTTTTCGGTGTTGCTATGGCAATGCAGAGAAATCCAGAAGCTGTAGACGCTATGTTAAAGGCTGACTGGGAAATTGCCAGCCACGGCTATCGTTGGATAGATTATCAAAAAGTATCTATTGATACTGAGCGTGAGCACTTACAAAAAGCCATAGCAATTCATCAAGAAATGACCGGTGAAAAACCTAAGGGTTGGTATTTAGGCCGAATGAGTGAGAATACTCGTCAACTGGTGCTTGAAGAGGGCTCATTTTTATATGATTCAGATAGTTATGCAGATGACTTACCCTATTTCATTGAAGGTATAAACAAGCCGCATTTAATCGTGCCTTATACGCTTGATGTAAACGATATGCGATTTGCCAGTCCACAAGGTTTTAATGCGGGCGATCAATTCTTTAACTATTTAAAAGACACTTTTGATACTTTATATGCAGAGGGTGCAGATGCGCCGAAAATGATGTCAATTGGCCTACATTGTCGCATCATAGGCCGACCGGGAAGGTTTGCAAGTTTAGTCAGGTTTCTTGACTATGTTGAACAGTTTAATGATGTATGGTTATGTCGTAGACAAGATATAGCCGAGCATTGGATAAAGCATCACGGCGCTAAATAA
- a CDS encoding uracil-xanthine permease family protein, whose amino-acid sequence MSNLSVGTPEQCRDPEYMPPLKVAIPLGIQHVLAMFVANITPAIIIAGAAGFGFGSNSPDFPMMLYMMQMCMLLAGATTLLQTIGAGPIGARLPIVQGTSFAFIPILIPLVAGKGVDAMAAVTGGILIGGLFQAALGPLVGRLRFALPPLVTGLIVTMIGLSLLKVGIQYAAGGVPAIGTPEYGTLQNWGVASVVIVVTLGLKFFTKGFLSVSAILLGLLSGYVVAYTMGMVSFDNVGRAAVFAMPKVLPFGIEFTVAAVLGIVLMSFISAIETVGDVSGITKGGADREATDTEIKGATYADGLGSSFSSIFGGLPNTSFSQNVGLIAMTRVMSRHVATIGAIFLIICGFIPKVGAVISTIPIEVLGGGVILMFGMVASSGMKMLADVDWTSRNMVIFAISLSLGFGLMLEPGALQHMPSTAKALLATGLLPAAFLAIFLNLIVPDEPD is encoded by the coding sequence ATGTCTAATTTATCTGTAGGAACACCGGAACAGTGTCGTGATCCTGAGTATATGCCGCCGTTAAAAGTAGCTATACCTCTCGGTATTCAGCATGTACTTGCCATGTTTGTGGCGAATATTACCCCGGCAATTATTATTGCTGGTGCTGCTGGTTTTGGCTTTGGCTCTAATTCGCCAGACTTCCCTATGATGCTATACATGATGCAAATGTGTATGTTGTTAGCGGGTGCAACAACACTGTTGCAAACCATTGGTGCAGGTCCTATTGGCGCAAGACTACCCATAGTACAAGGGACAAGTTTTGCCTTCATTCCAATTTTAATACCGTTAGTGGCAGGTAAGGGCGTTGATGCTATGGCGGCAGTTACTGGTGGTATTTTAATTGGTGGCTTATTCCAAGCAGCGCTAGGACCTTTAGTTGGCCGTTTACGTTTTGCATTACCGCCTTTAGTAACAGGTTTAATTGTAACTATGATCGGGCTTTCTTTATTGAAGGTTGGTATTCAGTACGCCGCTGGTGGCGTTCCTGCCATTGGCACACCTGAGTACGGTACATTACAAAACTGGGGTGTTGCTTCGGTTGTTATTGTAGTAACGCTAGGTCTTAAATTTTTCACTAAAGGCTTCTTATCAGTTTCCGCGATATTACTAGGGCTTCTATCTGGCTATGTTGTAGCATATACAATGGGTATGGTGAGCTTTGATAATGTTGGTCGTGCTGCTGTTTTTGCAATGCCTAAAGTACTGCCATTTGGTATTGAATTTACGGTTGCAGCCGTTCTCGGTATTGTTCTAATGTCCTTTATTTCGGCTATTGAAACGGTAGGTGATGTTTCGGGTATTACTAAAGGTGGTGCTGATCGTGAAGCAACTGATACAGAAATCAAAGGGGCTACTTATGCTGATGGTTTGGGTTCTTCATTCTCATCTATCTTCGGTGGCTTACCTAACACCTCGTTTTCGCAAAACGTTGGCTTAATTGCCATGACACGAGTCATGAGTCGTCATGTCGCGACTATTGGCGCAATATTCCTGATTATCTGTGGGTTTATTCCTAAAGTAGGGGCCGTTATTTCTACCATTCCAATCGAAGTATTAGGTGGTGGTGTTATACTCATGTTTGGTATGGTGGCATCGTCAGGTATGAAAATGCTTGCTGATGTTGACTGGACAAGCCGTAATATGGTGATATTTGCTATATCATTATCTTTAGGTTTTGGTTTGATGCTTGAACCAGGTGCTTTACAGCATATGCCAAGCACAGCTAAAGCGTTATTGGCAACTGGATTACTACCTGCAGCATTTCTTGCTATATTCCTTAATCTTATCGTTCCTGACGAGCCTGATTAA
- a CDS encoding urate hydroxylase PuuD, with protein MEAYFFDVLNFLVRSLHIITGIAWIGASFYFVMLDNSLSTPKKAADKENGMFGELWAVHGGGFYHSQKYMLGPKNDKLDDNLHWSKWEAYTTWISGFFLMAIVYWYGADIYLIDASKVDMSQGTAIAISLGFMFGGYIIYDMLCKSALAKNDLLLGLVIFTLVSIAAYSLTHIFSGRGAFMTFGAMLGTIMAASVFFVIIPGQKQMVERLRAGQEVDAAPGIAGKQRSVHNTYFTLPVIFVMISNHYAMTYSHEYNWLILMGISMAGALIRIFFVSRHGEGKPLTGALIAAMAIMIAVIWAMAPKSVATSVDSSAKLVEFSQVQSVIEQRCSSCHAQKPTQPGFAAAPKGYMYDTPKQIKAQAGQIYQQAVVLKAMPIGNLTGMTDEERTLLATWYQQEQAK; from the coding sequence GTGGAAGCGTATTTTTTTGACGTGTTAAATTTTTTAGTGCGCAGTCTTCATATCATTACAGGTATTGCGTGGATTGGAGCATCATTTTACTTTGTCATGCTAGATAACTCGTTAAGTACGCCAAAAAAAGCTGCGGATAAAGAAAATGGCATGTTTGGTGAGCTTTGGGCCGTACATGGTGGTGGTTTTTATCACTCACAAAAATATATGTTAGGGCCAAAAAATGACAAGTTAGATGACAATCTACATTGGTCAAAGTGGGAAGCATATACCACATGGATCAGTGGCTTCTTCTTGATGGCAATCGTTTATTGGTATGGCGCTGACATTTACCTCATCGACGCTAGTAAAGTTGACATGTCTCAAGGTACAGCAATCGCGATTAGCTTAGGATTCATGTTCGGCGGTTACATTATTTACGACATGCTATGTAAATCAGCTTTAGCTAAGAACGATTTACTTTTAGGCCTAGTGATTTTTACTCTGGTATCCATCGCAGCTTATAGTTTGACACATATCTTTAGTGGTCGCGGCGCTTTCATGACCTTTGGCGCTATGCTAGGTACTATCATGGCGGCGAGTGTGTTTTTTGTTATTATTCCTGGTCAAAAACAAATGGTTGAAAGACTAAGGGCAGGACAAGAAGTTGATGCCGCTCCGGGTATAGCCGGTAAGCAGCGTTCAGTTCATAACACTTACTTTACCTTACCAGTAATCTTCGTGATGATCAGTAATCACTACGCAATGACTTATAGTCATGAGTATAACTGGTTAATATTAATGGGTATATCTATGGCTGGTGCCTTGATTCGTATCTTCTTTGTATCACGTCACGGCGAAGGTAAGCCATTAACTGGTGCCTTAATCGCAGCAATGGCAATTATGATAGCTGTTATCTGGGCAATGGCACCTAAATCAGTCGCCACATCAGTAGACTCGTCTGCCAAGCTTGTAGAGTTTTCTCAAGTGCAATCAGTTATCGAGCAACGCTGTTCCTCGTGCCATGCTCAAAAACCTACGCAGCCAGGTTTTGCAGCAGCACCAAAAGGTTACATGTACGACACCCCTAAACAAATAAAAGCACAAGCAGGGCAAATTTATCAACAAGCTGTTGTGCTTAAAGCTATGCCAATTGGTAACCTAACGGGCATGACAGATGAAGAGCGCACCTTGCTAGCTACATGGTATCAACAAGAACAAGCGAAATAA
- a CDS encoding TetR family transcriptional regulator C-terminal domain-containing protein, which translates to MTKIEISDNTFGSSHQKTRLHNKNKILAAAAQEFKQYGFNGASISRIAETANLPRTNIHYYFKNKLALYGAVLTNIIDLWNQAFANIDENDDPAQAIANYIDAKIEYSRINPTASIIFASEILHGAPYLSQYLQTDFKYWIAEKAKVIEAWQAQGKIDKVSAYHLLFTIWGATQHYANFAVEIEAAFERPLSVEDFDEAKKTIKHIILKGCGLSF; encoded by the coding sequence ATGACTAAAATAGAAATTAGCGATAACACTTTTGGTAGCTCACACCAGAAAACGCGATTACATAATAAGAATAAAATATTAGCGGCTGCTGCTCAAGAATTTAAGCAGTATGGTTTTAATGGTGCGTCAATATCACGTATTGCTGAAACGGCTAATTTGCCAAGAACTAACATCCATTACTATTTTAAAAACAAGTTAGCCCTGTATGGTGCGGTACTGACAAATATTATAGATTTATGGAACCAAGCCTTTGCTAACATTGACGAAAATGATGATCCCGCCCAAGCGATAGCAAATTATATTGATGCGAAAATAGAATATTCACGCATTAATCCGACCGCATCGATTATATTCGCCAGCGAAATATTGCATGGCGCCCCATATTTAAGCCAATATTTACAAACCGACTTTAAGTACTGGATTGCTGAAAAGGCCAAAGTCATTGAAGCATGGCAAGCACAAGGCAAGATCGATAAAGTGTCAGCATATCATTTGCTGTTTACAATTTGGGGAGCGACCCAGCATTATGCTAATTTTGCCGTTGAAATTGAAGCTGCTTTTGAGCGACCGCTTAGCGTAGAAGATTTTGATGAAGCCAAAAAAACCATAAAACATATCATCTTAAAAGGCTGTGGCCTGTCTTTTTAA
- a CDS encoding GntR family transcriptional regulator, with the protein MKEKLEADKKQKKISDKEIYQEIFDAILSFRLRPGTRLTEDNLSKIFKVGRTTIRSALLRLSQDHIIEIQPNKGAFIASPTVKQAKDILEARKMIEVAIVKDVIKYATASDFDLLRRIVKAEQDNIDLEHIVEGIQLGGDFHLMLAKISKNATLERIITTLIPQTSLVIVLYEQPDAPKCSHFEHFELIDVMQKGQVEKATELMYRHVQGIESRLQLKDKEPSGDLIDIFKKR; encoded by the coding sequence ATGAAAGAGAAGTTAGAAGCTGACAAAAAGCAGAAGAAAATAAGTGATAAAGAAATATATCAAGAGATATTTGATGCTATTTTGTCGTTTCGTTTACGCCCAGGTACTAGACTTACAGAAGATAACTTATCAAAAATATTCAAGGTAGGGCGTACCACTATTCGTAGTGCTTTGTTGCGACTTTCTCAAGATCATATTATCGAAATACAGCCCAATAAGGGCGCTTTTATCGCCAGTCCAACAGTTAAACAAGCTAAAGATATTCTTGAAGCTCGAAAAATGATCGAAGTGGCGATTGTTAAAGATGTGATTAAATATGCCACCGCGAGTGATTTTGATTTACTCAGAAGAATCGTAAAAGCAGAACAAGATAATATCGATCTCGAACATATCGTTGAAGGTATTCAGTTAGGTGGTGATTTTCATTTAATGCTGGCGAAAATATCAAAAAACGCTACGCTTGAGCGCATTATTACTACGTTAATTCCACAAACATCTTTAGTTATTGTGCTTTACGAGCAACCAGATGCCCCAAAGTGCTCCCATTTTGAGCATTTCGAATTAATTGACGTGATGCAAAAAGGTCAAGTCGAAAAAGCTACTGAGCTTATGTATAGACACGTGCAAGGCATTGAATCGCGCTTGCAATTAAAAGATAAAGAACCTAGCGGTGATTTAATTGATATTTTTAAAAAGCGCTAG